A genomic segment from Nocardia cyriacigeorgica GUH-2 encodes:
- the nadA gene encoding quinolinate synthase NadA, producing the protein MATMGAELAPALLERVTDTPSGFAGVDATPEWASEVKRLARMRNATILAHNYQLPEIQDVADHVGDSLALSRIAAEAPEDTIVFCGVHFMAETAKILSPDKTVLIPDQRAGCSLADSITADELREWKAEHPGAVVVSYVNTTAAVKALTDICCTSSNAVDVVASIDPDREVLFLPDQFLGAHVKRVTGRENMHIWAGECHVHAGINGDELQEQARTHPDAELFVHPECGCATSALYLAGEGSFPADRVHILSTGGMIDAAKAAKSNQVLVATEVGMLHQLRKAAPGIDFQAVNDRAACKYMKMITPAALLRSLAENTDEVHVDPETAALARNSVQRMIEIGNPGGGE; encoded by the coding sequence ATGGCGACGATGGGAGCTGAACTCGCCCCCGCACTGTTGGAGCGGGTCACCGACACCCCGTCGGGGTTCGCCGGGGTCGACGCGACACCCGAGTGGGCGAGCGAGGTCAAACGCCTGGCCAGGATGCGCAACGCGACGATCCTCGCGCACAACTACCAGCTGCCCGAGATCCAGGACGTGGCCGACCACGTCGGTGACTCGCTGGCGCTGTCGCGGATCGCGGCCGAGGCGCCCGAGGACACCATCGTGTTCTGCGGTGTGCACTTCATGGCCGAGACCGCCAAGATCCTCAGCCCGGACAAGACCGTCCTGATCCCGGATCAGCGCGCCGGCTGCTCGCTGGCCGATTCGATCACCGCCGACGAACTGCGCGAGTGGAAAGCCGAACATCCGGGCGCGGTCGTGGTGTCGTATGTGAACACCACCGCCGCGGTGAAGGCGCTCACCGACATCTGCTGCACCTCGTCCAACGCCGTCGACGTGGTCGCCTCCATCGACCCCGACCGCGAAGTGCTGTTCCTGCCCGACCAGTTTCTCGGCGCGCACGTCAAGCGCGTCACCGGCCGGGAGAACATGCACATCTGGGCCGGCGAATGCCACGTGCACGCCGGCATCAACGGCGACGAGCTGCAGGAGCAGGCGCGCACCCACCCCGACGCCGAGCTGTTCGTGCACCCCGAATGCGGCTGCGCGACCTCCGCGCTGTACCTGGCGGGCGAGGGTTCGTTCCCGGCCGACCGGGTGCACATCCTGTCCACCGGCGGCATGATCGACGCGGCCAAGGCGGCCAAGTCGAATCAGGTGCTGGTGGCCACCGAGGTCGGCATGCTGCACCAGCTGCGCAAGGCCGCACCGGGCATCGACTTCCAGGCCGTCAACGATCGTGCCGCCTGCAAGTACATGAAGATGATCACCCCGGCCGCCCTGCTGCGCAGCCTCGCCGAGAACACCGACGAGGTGCACGTCGACCCGGAAACCGCCGCCCTGGCCCGCAATTCGGTCCAGCGCATGATCGAGATCGGCAACCCCGGCGGCGGGGAGTGA
- a CDS encoding L-aspartate oxidase, translating to MNAPAFEWTEDADFVVIGGGVAGLTAARAASQRGLRVLVLSKGGPTDTSTQYAQGGIAVVAPHGDSVESHVRDTVAAGGGLCDVAAVESIVTGGQDAVAALTDLGAVFDLGRDGQISRTREGGHSTRRIIHAGGDATGAEVQRALNAAGLPVLFRTAAVRIVTGERGVRGVIAVSGRGIGAVHAPAVLLATGGLGQLYALSTNPPGATADGLGLALWAGAEVADLEFVQFHPTVLHTPGGLGRRPLISEAVRGEGAVLVDSRGEPVTAGVHPLGDLAPRDVVSRAIADRMRQLGEDHVYLDARAVEDFTRRFPTITASCLAAGIDPRTDLIPVAPAAHYQCGGVVTDVCGRTSVPGLYAAGEVARTGLHGANRLASNSLLEGLVVGERAGAAAVTRLGEPTGFAPDEHVDVPSAPRELVQQMMTTHAAVVRDAAGLTTATEVLERAVRSVDPAGPVVIGADATAPGQPATVPDAASLTARIAAFEDAALTVTARALLLAAAARRESRGCHTRSDHPAPDETARHSTAIRLAPDGTPHLTPLTVPVTTG from the coding sequence ATGAACGCGCCGGCTTTCGAGTGGACCGAGGACGCGGATTTCGTCGTCATCGGTGGCGGCGTCGCGGGACTGACCGCGGCCCGAGCCGCATCGCAGCGTGGTCTGCGGGTGCTGGTGCTGAGCAAGGGCGGTCCGACCGACACGTCGACCCAATACGCCCAGGGCGGCATCGCGGTGGTCGCGCCGCACGGCGATTCGGTCGAATCACATGTGCGTGACACAGTGGCAGCCGGTGGCGGGCTCTGCGATGTCGCGGCGGTCGAATCCATCGTCACGGGCGGGCAGGATGCTGTGGCCGCGCTGACGGACCTGGGTGCGGTCTTCGACCTCGGCCGCGACGGTCAGATCTCGCGCACCCGCGAGGGCGGGCACAGCACTCGCCGGATCATCCACGCCGGCGGCGACGCCACCGGCGCGGAGGTGCAGCGGGCGTTGAACGCGGCCGGGTTGCCGGTGCTGTTCCGTACCGCGGCGGTGCGGATCGTCACCGGTGAGCGCGGCGTGCGTGGGGTGATCGCGGTGTCCGGGCGCGGCATCGGTGCGGTGCACGCTCCGGCGGTGCTGCTGGCCACCGGTGGGCTCGGGCAGCTCTACGCGCTGAGCACCAATCCGCCCGGCGCCACCGCCGACGGCCTCGGGCTCGCCCTGTGGGCCGGTGCCGAGGTGGCCGACCTGGAATTCGTGCAGTTCCATCCGACGGTCCTGCACACCCCGGGCGGGCTCGGACGCAGGCCGTTGATCAGTGAGGCGGTGCGCGGTGAGGGCGCGGTGCTGGTCGATTCGCGGGGCGAGCCGGTGACGGCCGGGGTGCACCCGCTCGGTGATCTCGCGCCTCGGGACGTGGTCTCGCGGGCCATCGCCGACCGCATGCGACAGCTCGGTGAGGATCACGTGTACCTGGACGCGCGTGCCGTCGAGGACTTCACTCGTCGCTTCCCGACGATCACCGCGTCCTGCCTGGCGGCCGGGATCGACCCGCGCACCGACTTGATCCCCGTGGCGCCCGCCGCGCACTACCAGTGCGGTGGTGTCGTGACCGACGTCTGCGGCCGCACCTCGGTGCCGGGGCTGTACGCGGCGGGTGAGGTCGCGCGCACCGGCTTGCACGGGGCGAATCGCCTGGCTTCCAACAGCCTGCTGGAGGGGCTGGTGGTGGGCGAACGCGCGGGTGCCGCCGCGGTGACGCGCCTCGGCGAACCGACCGGCTTCGCGCCGGATGAGCACGTCGACGTTCCCTCGGCGCCTCGAGAGCTCGTGCAGCAGATGATGACCACCCATGCCGCGGTGGTCCGCGATGCTGCCGGACTGACGACGGCAACCGAGGTCCTCGAGCGGGCGGTGCGCAGCGTGGATCCTGCTGGGCCGGTCGTGATCGGCGCGGATGCCACTGCACCCGGCCAACCCGCGACCGTTCCTGACGCCGCATCGCTGACCGCGCGTATCGCCGCCTTCGAAGACGCAGCCCTCACTGTCACCGCACGGGCGCTGTTGCTGGCGGCGGCGGCGCGGCGGGAGAGCCGTGGCTGCCACACCCGCTCGGACCATCCGGCGCCGGACGAGACCGCCCGCCACAGCACCGCGATCCGCCTGGCCCCCGACGGCACCCCGCACCTCACCCCGCTGACGGTGCCCGTCACCACCGGATGA
- the nadC gene encoding carboxylating nicotinate-nucleotide diphosphorylase, producing the protein MGLDVGLGREEVLALIRTALDEDLRYGPDVTTVATVPEDAVVKASVVSRQPGTVAGIDVGLLVLDEVIGAGNYEVAERVADGTRVTPGQTVLGIVAPTRGLLTAERTMLNLMCHLSGIATATAAWVDAVFGTDCRIRDSRKTLPGLRALQKYAVRVGGGVNHRMGLGDAALIKDNHVVAAGSVVEALRAVRELAPDIECEVEVDSLEQLDAVLAEDVQLVLLDNFPLWQTQAAVQRRNAKSPDTKLESSGGLTLDVAADYARTGVDYLAVGALTHSVTVLDLGLDM; encoded by the coding sequence ATGGGATTGGATGTGGGTTTGGGGCGCGAGGAAGTGCTCGCGTTGATCCGGACCGCTTTGGATGAGGACCTGCGGTACGGACCCGACGTCACGACCGTGGCGACCGTTCCCGAGGACGCCGTGGTGAAGGCGTCGGTGGTGTCGCGGCAGCCGGGGACGGTCGCCGGGATCGACGTGGGGCTGCTGGTGCTCGATGAGGTCATCGGCGCGGGCAACTACGAGGTCGCCGAGCGGGTGGCCGACGGAACCCGGGTGACGCCGGGGCAGACGGTGCTGGGCATCGTCGCTCCGACGCGCGGGCTGCTCACCGCCGAACGCACCATGCTCAACCTGATGTGCCACCTGTCCGGCATCGCCACCGCCACCGCCGCGTGGGTGGACGCGGTGTTCGGCACCGACTGCCGGATCCGCGACAGCCGCAAGACCCTGCCGGGCCTGCGCGCACTCCAGAAGTACGCGGTGCGCGTGGGTGGCGGGGTGAATCACCGGATGGGTCTCGGCGATGCGGCGCTGATCAAGGACAACCACGTCGTCGCGGCCGGTTCGGTGGTCGAGGCTTTGCGCGCGGTGCGCGAACTCGCCCCGGACATCGAATGCGAGGTCGAGGTCGACAGCCTCGAACAGCTCGACGCGGTACTGGCCGAGGACGTGCAACTGGTCCTGCTCGACAACTTCCCGCTCTGGCAGACCCAGGCCGCAGTGCAGCGCCGCAACGCCAAGTCACCGGACACGAAGCTGGAATCCTCCGGCGGGCTGACCCTCGATGTGGCCGCCGACTACGCCCGTACCGGCGTCGATTACCTCGCCGTCGGCGCCCTGACGCACTCGGTGACCGTGCTGGATCTCGGCCTGGACATGTAG
- a CDS encoding long-chain-fatty-acid--CoA ligase — translation MYLTQSLHRALQQRPGDIATICGDRVRTVAESADRVARLAGALQALGVQRGERVGILALNSDRYHEYYLAVPWLGAVANPVNIRWSVAEIVYSLQDSDTTVLLVDDAFAPMIAPIRAAFDRLRTVIFIGDGQTPPDALAYEELLAGHDPVPDTRTGGDTLLGVFYTGGTTGHPKGVMLSHDNLVTSALGSLSTGHVLSRGGRLLHAAPMFHLADFALWTCGNLADATHVFVPAFTPAGVLEAIARHRVTDALLVPTMIQMLVDDPAAASHDLSSVRHLVYGASPISEAVLERAMATFPDAGFTQAYGMTELSPIATLLSPADHLRPELRRSAGRAAPHVEVRIVDETGTEVPRGEVGEVVARGDNVMLGYWNKPEATAEAIRDGWMHTGDGGRMDEQGYVFIVDRIKDMIITGGENVYSVEVENAVAAHPSVAACAVIGVPDDQWGERVHAVIVLQPGAELDDNDVREHCKSLIANYKIPRSVAFVDALPVSGAGKILKRELRKEFWGESAAAVH, via the coding sequence ATGTACCTCACGCAATCCCTGCATCGCGCGCTACAGCAGCGGCCCGGCGATATCGCCACGATCTGCGGCGACCGGGTGCGCACCGTCGCCGAATCGGCGGATCGGGTCGCGCGGTTGGCCGGCGCCCTGCAGGCGCTCGGTGTGCAGCGGGGCGAGCGGGTGGGGATCCTGGCCTTGAACAGCGACCGCTACCACGAGTACTACCTGGCGGTACCGTGGCTGGGCGCGGTCGCCAACCCGGTCAACATCCGCTGGAGCGTCGCGGAGATCGTCTACTCCCTGCAGGATTCCGACACCACCGTGCTGCTGGTCGACGATGCGTTCGCGCCGATGATCGCGCCGATTCGCGCCGCCTTCGACCGGCTGCGCACGGTGATCTTCATCGGCGACGGCCAGACTCCGCCGGACGCGCTCGCCTACGAAGAACTCCTCGCCGGCCACGACCCCGTCCCCGATACCCGCACCGGCGGCGACACCCTGCTCGGCGTCTTCTACACCGGCGGCACCACCGGACATCCCAAGGGCGTCATGCTCAGCCACGACAATCTGGTCACCTCGGCACTGGGCTCGCTGTCCACCGGTCATGTGCTCTCCCGCGGCGGCAGGCTGTTGCACGCGGCGCCGATGTTCCATCTCGCCGATTTCGCGCTGTGGACCTGCGGGAACCTGGCCGACGCGACGCATGTGTTCGTCCCGGCCTTCACGCCCGCGGGCGTGCTGGAAGCCATTGCCCGGCACCGGGTCACCGACGCGCTGCTGGTGCCGACCATGATCCAGATGCTGGTCGACGATCCGGCCGCCGCCTCGCATGACCTCAGCAGTGTGCGGCACCTGGTCTACGGCGCCTCACCGATTTCGGAGGCCGTGCTGGAACGGGCCATGGCGACGTTCCCCGACGCGGGCTTCACCCAGGCCTACGGCATGACCGAACTCTCCCCGATCGCCACACTGCTCTCCCCGGCCGACCACCTGCGCCCGGAATTGCGCCGCTCGGCCGGACGGGCGGCGCCGCACGTGGAGGTCCGCATCGTCGACGAGACCGGTACGGAAGTGCCGCGCGGCGAGGTCGGCGAGGTGGTCGCACGCGGCGACAACGTGATGCTCGGCTACTGGAACAAGCCCGAGGCGACCGCCGAGGCGATCCGCGACGGCTGGATGCATACCGGCGACGGCGGCCGGATGGACGAACAGGGCTATGTGTTCATCGTCGACCGGATCAAGGACATGATCATCACCGGCGGCGAGAACGTGTATTCGGTGGAAGTCGAAAACGCCGTGGCCGCACACCCGTCCGTCGCCGCGTGCGCGGTGATCGGGGTACCGGACGACCAGTGGGGCGAGCGGGTGCACGCGGTCATCGTGTTGCAGCCGGGCGCCGAACTCGACGACAACGACGTGCGTGAGCACTGCAAGAGCCTGATCGCGAACTACAAGATCCCGCGCAGCGTCGCGTTCGTGGACGCGCTACCCGTGTCGGGAGCGGGCAAGATCCTCAAACGCGAACTGCGCAAAGAGTTCTGGGGCGAGTCGGCGGCTGCTGTGCACTGA
- a CDS encoding lipid-transfer protein, which produces MGATTLVAGVGMIPFTTPRTSQTYDVMGERAVRAALADAGVDYTAIQQAYAGYVYGDSTSGQAALYRVGVTGIPVVNVNNNCSTGSSALFLARQAIEHGVADVVLAVGFEQMQRGALTMSYTDRPSPFDSFGAVVDRLQGGSDAPFAAQYFGGAGREYADKYGMDPAVFAQIAVKARKHAANNPYAVFRDPVTAEQVLAAPQIYGPLTRLQCCPPTCGAAAAVLVSEEYARKHGLRRDVAIAAQAMTTDGPATFDSDSMMNIVGADMARSAAQQVYERAGIGPEDIRVVELHDCFTTNELLTYEALGLTPEGTAEKFIADGDNTYGGRVVTNPSGGLLSKGHPLGATGLAQCAELVWQLRGQAEQRQVEDVRVGLQHNIGLGGAAVVTLYQKVG; this is translated from the coding sequence ATGGGTGCGACCACCCTCGTCGCCGGCGTCGGGATGATCCCGTTCACCACCCCGCGCACGAGCCAGACCTACGACGTGATGGGTGAACGCGCGGTCCGCGCCGCACTCGCCGATGCCGGCGTCGACTACACCGCGATCCAGCAGGCCTACGCGGGCTACGTCTACGGAGATTCCACCTCCGGCCAGGCCGCCCTGTACAGGGTCGGTGTCACCGGCATCCCGGTGGTCAACGTCAACAACAACTGCTCCACCGGTTCGTCGGCGCTGTTCCTGGCCCGGCAGGCGATCGAGCACGGGGTCGCGGACGTGGTGCTCGCGGTCGGTTTCGAGCAGATGCAGCGCGGCGCGCTGACCATGTCCTACACCGATCGGCCGAGCCCGTTCGACAGCTTCGGCGCGGTCGTCGACCGCCTCCAGGGCGGCAGCGACGCACCGTTCGCGGCGCAGTACTTCGGCGGTGCGGGCCGTGAGTACGCCGACAAGTACGGCATGGACCCGGCGGTGTTCGCCCAGATCGCGGTGAAGGCCCGCAAGCACGCGGCCAACAACCCGTACGCGGTGTTCCGCGACCCGGTGACCGCCGAGCAGGTGCTGGCCGCACCACAGATCTACGGTCCGCTGACCCGATTGCAGTGCTGCCCGCCGACCTGCGGAGCGGCCGCGGCCGTGCTGGTCAGCGAGGAGTACGCCCGCAAGCACGGCCTGCGCCGCGACGTCGCGATCGCCGCGCAGGCCATGACCACCGACGGTCCCGCGACCTTCGACAGCGACTCGATGATGAACATCGTCGGCGCCGATATGGCCCGCTCCGCCGCACAGCAGGTATACGAGCGGGCGGGTATCGGACCCGAAGACATCCGCGTGGTCGAACTGCACGACTGCTTCACCACCAACGAACTGCTCACCTATGAAGCGCTCGGGCTCACCCCGGAGGGGACGGCCGAGAAGTTCATCGCCGACGGGGACAACACCTACGGCGGCCGGGTGGTCACCAACCCGTCGGGCGGGCTGCTGTCGAAGGGCCATCCGCTGGGCGCGACCGGTCTGGCGCAGTGCGCGGAACTGGTCTGGCAGCTGCGCGGCCAGGCCGAGCAGCGTCAGGTCGAGGATGTGCGGGTCGGCCTGCAACACAACATCGGACTCGGCGGCGCTGCCGTCGTCACCCTGTACCAGAAAGTGGGCTGA
- a CDS encoding MaoC family dehydratase N-terminal domain-containing protein, with amino-acid sequence MPLDPAVIGTELPPSTLTVDAGRLRFLAKAIGETNPVFTDDAAAKAAGHQSLPVPPTFLFSIELEQPDPFAWMARLGVDLRTVLHGEQRFDYHSVAHAGDTLTARPRIVDIYSKKGGALEFVVKQTDVTRADGTAVAELTSVIVIRNPGAAA; translated from the coding sequence ATGCCACTCGACCCCGCCGTCATCGGCACCGAGCTACCGCCGTCGACGCTCACCGTCGACGCCGGACGACTGCGATTCCTCGCCAAGGCCATCGGCGAGACCAACCCGGTCTTCACCGACGATGCCGCGGCGAAAGCCGCAGGCCACCAATCGCTTCCGGTGCCGCCGACGTTCCTGTTCTCGATCGAACTGGAGCAGCCCGACCCGTTCGCGTGGATGGCGCGACTGGGCGTGGACCTGCGCACCGTGCTGCACGGTGAGCAGCGGTTCGACTACCACTCGGTGGCCCACGCCGGTGACACGCTCACCGCCCGGCCGCGCATCGTCGACATCTACAGCAAGAAGGGCGGTGCGCTCGAGTTCGTGGTGAAACAGACCGACGTCACCCGAGCCGACGGCACCGCCGTCGCCGAACTGACCTCGGTGATCGTCATCCGCAATCCGGGAGCCGCCGCATGA
- a CDS encoding MaoC/PaaZ C-terminal domain-containing protein, producing MSLPTTEIAVGTELPALAVGPITRTTLALFAGASGDHNPMHIDIDVARSAGLDDVFAHGMLSMAYLGRILTDWVAPERIRSFGVRFGAITPVGAEPTATATVAAIEDVDGESRAHLDLAITLPDGTVTLTGTAVIAL from the coding sequence ATGAGCCTGCCCACCACCGAGATCGCCGTCGGTACCGAACTCCCCGCACTGGCGGTCGGACCCATCACCCGCACCACGCTCGCGTTGTTCGCGGGCGCCTCCGGCGACCACAATCCGATGCACATCGACATCGACGTCGCGCGGTCGGCCGGCCTCGACGACGTCTTCGCCCACGGCATGCTGTCGATGGCCTACCTCGGCCGCATCCTCACCGATTGGGTAGCGCCCGAACGCATCCGGTCGTTCGGCGTGCGCTTCGGCGCGATCACTCCGGTCGGGGCCGAACCCACCGCGACCGCCACCGTCGCCGCGATCGAAGACGTCGACGGTGAGTCCCGCGCCCACCTCGACCTCGCGATCACGCTGCCCGACGGCACCGTCACCCTCACCGGCACAGCCGTCATCGCCCTCTGA
- a CDS encoding SDR family NAD(P)-dependent oxidoreductase: MGNLDNKVAIVSGSGRGIGREIALKFAAQGARVVVNDLDAEPAKETVAAIEAAGGQAVAVPGSVTDEDFAQRFVSAAVDTYGGLDIIVNNAGYTWDSVIQKMTDEQWDAILDVHLKAPFRILRAAQPVIAGLVKQAKEAGEAVPCRKVVNISSMAGTGGNAGQSNYSAAKAGVLGLTKTLSKEWGRYNVTVNAVAFGLIKTRLTEAPADGSSTIDVQGRELKVGVNPDLLAAMERSIPLGRAGTPAEAAGAVYLLCTPESDYISGQTLLCGGGFNV, encoded by the coding sequence ATGGGAAATCTGGACAACAAGGTCGCCATCGTCTCCGGTTCCGGCCGCGGCATCGGCCGCGAGATCGCACTGAAGTTCGCCGCGCAGGGGGCGCGGGTGGTCGTCAACGATCTCGATGCCGAACCGGCGAAGGAGACCGTCGCCGCCATCGAGGCCGCGGGCGGTCAGGCCGTGGCGGTGCCGGGCAGCGTCACCGACGAGGACTTCGCGCAGCGGTTCGTCTCCGCCGCCGTCGACACCTATGGCGGGCTCGACATCATCGTCAACAATGCCGGCTACACCTGGGATTCGGTGATCCAGAAGATGACCGACGAACAGTGGGATGCCATCCTCGACGTGCACCTCAAGGCGCCGTTTCGCATCTTGCGGGCCGCCCAGCCGGTGATCGCGGGGCTGGTGAAGCAGGCCAAGGAAGCGGGCGAGGCGGTGCCGTGCCGCAAGGTGGTCAATATTTCGTCGATGGCGGGCACCGGAGGCAATGCAGGTCAGTCGAATTACTCCGCGGCCAAAGCCGGTGTGCTCGGCCTGACCAAGACCCTGTCGAAGGAATGGGGCCGCTACAACGTCACCGTCAACGCGGTCGCGTTCGGGCTCATCAAGACCCGGCTCACCGAGGCGCCGGCCGACGGCAGCTCCACCATCGACGTGCAGGGCCGGGAGCTGAAGGTGGGCGTCAATCCGGATCTGCTGGCGGCGATGGAACGGTCGATCCCGCTGGGCCGGGCGGGCACACCGGCCGAGGCGGCCGGCGCGGTGTATCTGCTGTGCACCCCGGAATCCGACTACATCAGCGGCCAGACCCTGCTCTGTGGTGGCGGGTTCAACGTCTGA